The proteins below come from a single Triticum aestivum cultivar Chinese Spring chromosome 5D, IWGSC CS RefSeq v2.1, whole genome shotgun sequence genomic window:
- the LOC123122695 gene encoding probable periplasmic serine endoprotease DegP-like — MKTNPDPRVLAIAKKARRSVVQTLLIKIIYGKEVCVMTGSGFIMKNRGFDGLVMTNNHVLEWEKEAFDRSQDKVLVRMACEKGGVEQRRGNVLFQDPFVDIAVIHIGKYSEPLPPALSFTPRSRELPVGTSAIAIGYCDADEFAPPGVQALARLPSILPALIAGDGENPNPVSAGEELWVQVDCPIKDGSSGGPVLGAHGVIGVMAQGNAQITAAICTESVHQAVKRWLKLPARDTRPLQEIIDRALL, encoded by the exons ATGAAGACCAATCCTGATCCACGTGTCCTAGCTATAGCAAAGAAAGCTAGGAGGAGTGTTGTGCAGACCCTTTTGATCAAGATAATTTATGGCAAGGAGGTGTGCGTTATGACCGGCTCTGGTTTCATAATGAAAAACAGAGGTTTCGATGGCCTTGTGATGACAAACAACCATGTGCTCGAGTGGGAAAAAGAAGCCTTCGACAGATCTCAAGATAAGGTTCTTGTTAGAATGGCCTGTGAAAAAGGTGGAGTCGAGCAGCGACGTGGCAATGTATTGTTTCAGGACCCGTTCGTTGACATTGCTGTCATTCACATTGGAAAATACAGTGAGCCACTGCCGCCGGCTCTAAGCTTCACTCCTCGTTCGCGCGAACTGCCAGTTGGGACGAGTGCGATTGCAATTGGATACTGCGATGCAGATGAGTTTGCACCGCCAGGTGTGCAAGCGCTTGCCAGGCTTCCATCTATCCTGCCTGCCTTGATTGC TGGTGATGGAGAAAACCCCAACCCCGTGTCGGCTGGTGAAGAACTTTGGGTTCAGGTTGATTGTCCGATAAAGGATGGCAGCTCAGGAGGACCTGTGTTGGGCGCACATGGTGTAATTGGTGTCATGGCTCAGGGCAACGCACAGATTACTGCCGCCATTTGCACAGAATCGGTACATCAAGCGGTGAAACGGTGGCTCAAACTTCCAGCCAGG GACACGAGGCCTCTGCAGGAGATCATTGACAGAGCACTACTCTGA